One genomic window of Citrobacter sp. Marseille-Q6884 includes the following:
- the ureE gene encoding urease accessory protein UreE — MLFLTQRIDTSAAATATLTLPIDVRVKSRAKVHLNDGREAGLMLPRGLLLRGGDRLSTEDGTVVVEIIAADEAVSVVRCADPFLLAKACYHLGNRHVPLQILPDELRYHHDHVLDDMLRQFNLQVTFAHLPFEPEAGAYASESHGHHHSHAH, encoded by the coding sequence ATGCTGTTTCTGACACAACGTATTGACACCTCTGCCGCTGCGACCGCCACGCTGACGTTACCCATTGATGTGCGCGTCAAAAGTCGGGCGAAAGTACACCTGAATGACGGTCGCGAAGCGGGTCTGATGCTACCGCGCGGCCTGTTGCTACGCGGCGGTGACCGTCTGAGTACGGAAGACGGTACGGTCGTCGTGGAAATTATCGCGGCTGACGAAGCGGTTTCCGTCGTGCGCTGCGCCGATCCGTTTCTGCTCGCCAAAGCCTGCTATCACCTGGGCAACCGCCACGTACCGCTACAAATTCTGCCCGATGAACTGCGCTACCACCACGATCATGTGCTGGATGACATGCTGCGCCAGTTCAACCTGCAGGTCACATTTGCCCATCTGCCGTTTGAGCCGGAAGCTGGCGCATATGCCAGCGAGTCTCACGGACATCATCACAGCCATGCCCACTGA
- a CDS encoding urease accessory protein UreD, whose product MDTAAHGTLTRGWQAELDLRFTRSEHKTVLASARHVGPLTVQRPFYPEKDVCHLYLLHPPGGIVGGDELRISVTLEEQSHALITMPGAGKFYRSRGPQAVLRQTFTLAPQATLEWLPQDTILFPGANAHIQSVFHLTNDSRLLAWDLCCLGRPVMHESFCHGTLHNRLEVWREGLPLLIERLHIHSGELNILAHQPWVGTLLCYPATESMLEGTRERLAPLGDYAGATRVDSLLTVRFLSNDNLIVGGVMRDIWQFLRPLLTQKSPVLPRIWQT is encoded by the coding sequence CTGGATACTGCGGCGCACGGGACACTCACACGGGGCTGGCAGGCCGAACTGGACCTGCGGTTTACCCGAAGCGAGCACAAAACGGTGCTCGCTTCGGCTCGCCATGTGGGTCCCCTGACGGTACAACGCCCGTTCTATCCGGAAAAAGACGTTTGCCATCTCTATTTGCTTCATCCTCCTGGCGGGATTGTCGGTGGCGACGAACTGCGTATCTCAGTCACGCTGGAGGAACAAAGCCACGCGTTAATCACCATGCCCGGTGCGGGAAAGTTTTATCGCAGCCGTGGCCCACAAGCGGTGCTGCGTCAGACTTTTACGCTCGCACCGCAAGCCACCCTGGAGTGGCTTCCACAGGATACGATCCTCTTTCCCGGCGCAAACGCCCATATTCAGTCGGTGTTTCATTTGACTAACGACAGCCGTCTGCTGGCCTGGGATCTCTGTTGCCTGGGTCGGCCTGTGATGCACGAAAGCTTCTGCCACGGCACGTTACACAACCGTCTGGAAGTGTGGCGAGAGGGTCTGCCGTTGCTGATTGAACGACTACATATTCACAGCGGCGAGCTGAATATCCTTGCCCATCAACCCTGGGTCGGCACGCTGCTGTGTTATCCGGCCACGGAAAGCATGCTGGAAGGGACGCGTGAGCGGCTTGCCCCCCTCGGTGATTATGCCGGGGCAACGCGGGTCGATTCCCTGCTCACCGTCCGTTTTCTTTCAAACGACAACCTGATCGTGGGTGGCGTGATGCGCGATATCTGGCAATTTTTGCGCCCATTACTGACTCAAAAATCTCCCGTACTGCCCCGAATCTGGCAAACATAA
- a CDS encoding urease subunit beta → MIPGEYKILAGNIAINAGRKTCTIVVENHGDRPVQVGSHYHFYEVNPALRFDRQKALGFRLNIPAGTAVRFEPGQKREVELVYVAGAQQIVGFRGAVMGALEADNA, encoded by the coding sequence ATGATCCCTGGTGAATATAAGATCCTGGCGGGCAATATCGCCATCAACGCGGGACGAAAAACCTGCACGATCGTCGTGGAAAATCATGGTGATCGGCCCGTTCAGGTCGGATCACATTACCACTTTTATGAGGTCAATCCCGCGCTGCGTTTCGACCGGCAAAAAGCATTGGGCTTTCGTCTGAATATTCCAGCAGGCACCGCAGTACGTTTTGAGCCCGGGCAAAAGCGGGAAGTCGAGTTGGTCTACGTCGCAGGCGCACAGCAGATCGTTGGTTTTCGCGGCGCAGTGATGGGCGCGCTGGAGGCAGACAATGCGTGA
- the ttdA gene encoding L(+)-tartrate dehydratase subunit alpha: MMSNQNNQHAVNTLTNIVANFTAMISTRMPDDVVDKLKQLREGETSPMGKIIYHTMFDNMQKAIDLNRPACQDTGEIMFFVKVGSRFPLLGELQSILKQAVEDATVKAPLRHNAVEIFNEINTGKNTGTGVPWVTWDIIPDGDDAEIEVYMAGGGCTLPGRSTVLMPSEGYEGVVKFVFENISTLAVNACPPVLVGVGIATSVETAAVLSRKAVLRPIGTRHPNPKAAELEQRLEDGLNRLGIGPQGLTGNSSVMGVHIESAARHPSTIGVAVSTGCWAHRRGTLRVHADLSFENLSHTRSAL; the protein is encoded by the coding sequence ATGATGAGCAATCAAAATAACCAACACGCGGTCAATACGCTGACGAACATTGTCGCTAACTTTACCGCCATGATTTCTACCCGGATGCCCGACGATGTCGTGGATAAATTAAAACAGCTACGGGAAGGTGAAACTTCGCCGATGGGTAAAATCATCTACCACACCATGTTCGATAACATGCAGAAAGCTATCGACCTGAATCGCCCGGCGTGTCAGGACACCGGCGAAATCATGTTCTTTGTGAAAGTCGGATCACGCTTTCCGCTGCTGGGCGAACTCCAAAGCATTCTCAAACAGGCCGTTGAAGATGCGACGGTGAAAGCGCCGCTGCGCCACAATGCGGTGGAGATTTTTAACGAAATCAATACCGGCAAAAACACCGGTACCGGTGTGCCGTGGGTCACCTGGGACATCATCCCGGACGGTGACGATGCAGAAATCGAAGTCTACATGGCGGGCGGCGGTTGTACGCTGCCAGGGCGCTCCACCGTGTTAATGCCTTCCGAAGGCTACGAAGGCGTCGTGAAATTTGTCTTTGAAAACATCTCAACGCTGGCGGTGAACGCCTGCCCGCCGGTGCTGGTTGGCGTCGGTATTGCCACGTCGGTGGAAACCGCCGCCGTGCTCTCACGTAAAGCGGTTCTGCGCCCCATCGGCACACGCCACCCGAACCCGAAAGCGGCCGAGCTGGAACAGCGCCTGGAGGACGGTCTTAATCGTCTGGGTATTGGTCCACAAGGACTGACCGGCAACAGTTCCGTCATGGGTGTGCATATCGAATCCGCCGCGCGCCACCCCTCAACGATTGGCGTTGCCGTTTCTACCGGCTGCTGGGCGCATCGTCGCGGCACGCTGCGGGTTCATGCCGACCTCTCCTTCGAAAATCTGTCTCATACCCGGAGCGCGTTATGA
- the ttdT gene encoding L-tartrate/succinate antiporter, translating into MAPLAGWWRYLAPLVVIAIIAVLPVPTGLESHTWLYFAVFTGVIVGLILEPVPGAVVAMIGISVIAVLSPWLLFSPEQLAQDGFKFTAKSLSWAVSGFSNSVIWLIFAAFMFGTGYEKTGLGRRIALWLVKKMGHRTLFLGYAVMFSELILAPVTPSNSARGAGIIYPIIRNLPPLYHSQPNDSSSRSIGSYIMWMGIVADCVTSAIFLTAMAPNLLLIGLMKGASHTALSWGDWFLGMLPLSILLVLLVPWLAYVLYPPVLKSGDQVPRWAESELNAMGPLCAREKKMLVLMVGALVLWIFGGDYIDAAMVGYSVVALMLVLRIISWDDIVSNKAAWNVFFWLASLITLATGLNNTGFITWFGKLLANGLSGYSPTMVMVALIVVFYLLRYFFASATAYTSALAPMMIAAALAMPEIPLPVFCLMVGAAIGLGSILTPYATGPSPIYYGSGYLPTVDYWRLGAIFGLIFLVLLVITGLVWMPLVLL; encoded by the coding sequence ATGGCACCTTTAGCTGGTTGGTGGCGATACCTGGCTCCGCTGGTGGTCATCGCCATTATTGCTGTTTTGCCCGTTCCCACCGGTCTTGAGAGCCATACCTGGCTCTATTTTGCCGTCTTTACCGGTGTGATTGTGGGACTCATTCTGGAACCTGTGCCGGGCGCAGTGGTGGCCATGATCGGCATTTCGGTGATTGCAGTGCTCTCGCCGTGGCTACTGTTCAGCCCTGAACAACTCGCGCAGGACGGTTTTAAATTTACCGCCAAATCATTGTCATGGGCGGTGTCTGGTTTTTCCAACTCGGTTATCTGGCTGATTTTCGCCGCCTTTATGTTCGGGACGGGCTATGAAAAAACCGGTCTGGGTCGGCGCATTGCACTGTGGCTGGTGAAAAAAATGGGGCATCGCACACTGTTTCTCGGCTATGCGGTGATGTTTTCTGAGTTGATCCTTGCCCCTGTTACCCCCTCTAACTCGGCGCGTGGTGCAGGCATTATCTATCCGATCATTCGTAACCTTCCACCGCTCTATCACTCGCAGCCAAATGATTCCAGTTCTCGCTCTATTGGTTCTTATATTATGTGGATGGGGATTGTCGCCGACTGTGTCACCAGCGCGATTTTCTTAACCGCGATGGCGCCAAACCTGCTGCTGATTGGCCTGATGAAAGGGGCTTCTCATACTGCGCTGAGTTGGGGCGACTGGTTCTTAGGCATGCTGCCACTGAGTATTTTACTGGTGTTGTTAGTGCCGTGGCTGGCGTATGTGTTGTACCCGCCAGTGCTGAAATCAGGCGATCAGGTTCCTCGCTGGGCTGAATCCGAACTTAACGCGATGGGGCCACTCTGCGCACGCGAAAAAAAGATGCTGGTACTGATGGTTGGTGCGTTGGTGCTGTGGATCTTTGGCGGCGATTACATCGATGCCGCCATGGTCGGCTACAGCGTTGTCGCACTGATGCTGGTGTTACGCATCATCAGTTGGGATGACATTGTCAGCAACAAAGCGGCATGGAACGTCTTCTTCTGGCTGGCTTCGCTGATTACTTTAGCCACCGGACTGAACAATACCGGCTTTATCACCTGGTTTGGCAAGCTGCTGGCAAACGGACTCAGCGGTTACTCGCCAACAATGGTGATGGTCGCGCTGATCGTGGTGTTTTATCTCTTGCGCTACTTCTTTGCCAGCGCCACGGCCTATACCTCTGCGCTGGCACCGATGATGATTGCCGCCGCACTGGCAATGCCAGAAATCCCACTGCCAGTGTTCTGTCTGATGGTGGGAGCGGCAATTGGTCTGGGCAGCATACTCACCCCGTACGCAACCGGTCCAAGCCCTATCTACTACGGCAGCGGATATCTGCCGACGGTGGATTACTGGCGGCTGGGCGCCATTTTTGGCCTGATTTTCCTGGTACTACTGGTCATCACAGGTCTGGTCTGGATGCCTCTCGTTTTGCTGTAA
- the ureG gene encoding urease accessory protein UreG — MREYKHPLRVGVGGPVGSGKTALLEALCKAMRTTYQLAVVTNDIYTKEDQRILTEAGALEPDRIVGVETGGCPHTAIREDASMNLAAVEALSEKFGNLDLIFVESGGDNLSATFSPELADLTIYVIDVAEGEKIPRKGGPGITKSDFLVINKTDLAPYVGASLEVMERDTLRMRGERPWTFSNLKSGEGLAKIIAFLEEKGMLRV; from the coding sequence ATGCGTGAATATAAACATCCCCTGCGCGTTGGCGTGGGCGGTCCGGTCGGTTCCGGTAAAACGGCGCTGCTGGAAGCGTTATGCAAAGCCATGCGCACCACTTACCAACTGGCAGTGGTAACCAACGATATCTACACCAAAGAGGATCAGCGCATTCTCACCGAAGCGGGCGCACTGGAGCCGGACAGGATTGTGGGTGTGGAAACGGGCGGCTGCCCGCATACAGCGATCCGCGAAGATGCGTCGATGAATCTGGCCGCAGTAGAAGCACTCAGCGAGAAATTCGGCAATCTGGATCTGATCTTCGTTGAAAGCGGCGGTGATAACCTGAGTGCCACCTTCAGCCCGGAATTAGCCGATCTGACGATCTACGTGATCGACGTAGCCGAAGGCGAGAAGATCCCGCGTAAAGGTGGACCGGGGATCACAAAATCTGATTTTCTGGTGATCAACAAAACCGACCTCGCGCCTTATGTCGGTGCGTCGCTGGAGGTTATGGAGCGTGACACCCTGCGTATGCGAGGCGAGCGCCCCTGGACGTTTAGCAATTTAAAATCAGGCGAGGGTCTGGCTAAAATTATCGCGTTTCTGGAAGAGAAAGGGATGCTGCGGGTGTAG
- the ureC gene encoding urease subunit alpha: MRELSRQAYADMFGPTTGDKVRLADTELWIEVENDLTTYGEEVKFGGGKVIRDGMGQGQMRADACVDLVITNALIVDHWGIVKADIGIKDGRIAAIGKAGNPDIQPDVTIPIGVGTEAIAGEGKIVTAGGVDTHIHWICPQQAEEALVSGVTTMIGGGTGPAAGTHATTCTPGPWYIARMLQAADALPVNIGFLGKGNGSCPDALREQVAAGAIGLKIHEDWGATPAAIDCALTVADEMDIQVALHSDTLNESGFVEDTLAAIGDRTIHTFHTEGAGGGHAPDIITACTHANILPSSTNPTLPYTVNTIDEHLDMLMVCHHLDPDIAEDVAFAESRIRRETIAAEDVLHDIGAFSLTSSDSQAMGRVGEVILRTWQVAHRMKVQRGALAEETGDNDNQRVKRYIAKYTINPALTHGIAHEVGSVEVGKLADLVLWSPAFFGVKPATIIKGGMIACAPMGDINASIPTPQPVHYRMMFGALGTARHHSRLTFISQAADALHIPQQLNLHSAIAVVKGCRTVKKADMIHNSLQPNITVDAQTYEVRIDGELITSEAADVLPMAQRYFLF, from the coding sequence ATGCGTGAACTCTCCCGACAGGCGTATGCCGACATGTTTGGCCCCACCACCGGCGACAAAGTGCGTCTGGCCGATACCGAACTGTGGATCGAGGTGGAAAACGATCTCACCACTTACGGTGAAGAGGTTAAATTCGGCGGAGGGAAAGTGATCCGCGATGGAATGGGCCAGGGACAAATGCGCGCCGACGCCTGTGTGGATCTGGTGATCACCAACGCGCTGATCGTCGATCACTGGGGGATCGTCAAAGCGGATATCGGCATTAAAGACGGCAGGATTGCCGCCATTGGCAAAGCGGGCAACCCGGATATACAACCTGACGTCACGATCCCGATTGGTGTGGGTACTGAAGCGATCGCCGGCGAAGGTAAGATCGTTACTGCAGGCGGAGTGGATACGCATATTCACTGGATCTGCCCGCAGCAGGCGGAAGAGGCGCTGGTTTCCGGGGTCACAACAATGATCGGCGGCGGTACAGGACCAGCCGCTGGAACCCATGCGACAACGTGTACACCGGGTCCGTGGTATATCGCCCGCATGTTACAGGCAGCAGACGCGCTGCCGGTCAATATCGGCTTTCTCGGCAAAGGCAATGGCTCCTGTCCTGATGCGCTGCGCGAACAGGTCGCCGCTGGCGCAATCGGTCTGAAGATCCATGAAGATTGGGGCGCAACGCCTGCGGCGATTGACTGTGCGTTAACCGTTGCTGATGAGATGGACATTCAGGTCGCGCTGCACAGCGATACGCTGAATGAATCCGGTTTTGTGGAAGATACGCTGGCGGCCATTGGCGATCGCACCATTCATACCTTCCATACCGAAGGCGCTGGCGGTGGCCATGCGCCGGATATCATCACCGCCTGCACGCACGCCAATATTCTGCCCTCCTCGACCAACCCGACGCTGCCTTACACCGTCAACACGATCGACGAACATCTGGACATGCTGATGGTTTGTCATCATCTCGACCCGGATATTGCCGAAGATGTGGCGTTTGCCGAATCACGCATTCGCAGAGAAACGATCGCCGCCGAAGACGTGCTGCACGATATCGGCGCGTTTTCGCTGACCTCATCAGATTCCCAGGCAATGGGACGCGTAGGAGAAGTGATCCTGCGAACCTGGCAGGTAGCGCATCGCATGAAAGTCCAGCGTGGCGCGCTGGCGGAAGAAACGGGCGACAACGATAACCAGCGAGTGAAACGCTACATCGCCAAATACACCATTAATCCGGCGCTGACTCATGGCATCGCCCACGAAGTGGGGTCTGTCGAGGTCGGGAAACTGGCAGATCTGGTGCTCTGGTCGCCTGCGTTTTTCGGTGTGAAGCCTGCCACCATCATTAAGGGCGGGATGATTGCCTGTGCGCCGATGGGCGACATCAACGCCTCAATCCCGACGCCGCAGCCGGTACATTACCGCATGATGTTCGGGGCGCTGGGCACCGCTCGCCATCACAGCCGCCTGACATTTATTTCGCAAGCGGCAGATGCACTCCACATCCCGCAACAGCTCAATCTGCACAGTGCCATCGCGGTGGTAAAGGGCTGCCGAACGGTGAAAAAAGCCGACATGATCCACAACAGCCTACAACCCAATATTACCGTCGATGCCCAAACCTACGAGGTACGCATTGATGGGGAATTGATCACCAGCGAAGCGGCAGATGTGCTGCCGATGGCGCAACGTTACTTTCTATTTTAA
- the rpsU gene encoding 30S ribosomal protein S21, whose protein sequence is MPVIKVRENEPFDVALRRFKRSCEKAGVLAEVRRREFYEKPTTERKRAKASAVKRHAKKLARENARRTRLY, encoded by the coding sequence ATGCCGGTAATTAAAGTACGTGAAAACGAGCCGTTCGACGTAGCACTGCGTCGCTTCAAGCGTTCATGCGAAAAAGCAGGTGTTCTGGCGGAAGTTCGTCGTCGTGAGTTCTATGAAAAACCGACTACCGAACGTAAGCGCGCTAAAGCTTCTGCTGTGAAACGTCACGCGAAGAAACTGGCTCGCGAAAACGCACGCCGCACTCGTCTGTACTAA
- the tsaD gene encoding tRNA (adenosine(37)-N6)-threonylcarbamoyltransferase complex transferase subunit TsaD translates to MRVLGIETSCDETGIAIYDDEKGLLANQLYSQVKLHADYGGVVPELASRDHVRKTVPLIQAALKEANLTAKDIDAVAYTAGPGLVGALLVGATVGRSLAFAWNVPAIPVHHMEGHLLAPMLEDNPPEYPFVALLVSGGHTQLISVTGIGQYELLGESIDDAAGEAFDKTAKLLGLDYPGGPMLSKLASQGVEKRFVFPRPMTDRPGLDFSFSGLKTFAANTIRNNGNDDQTRADIARAFEDAVVDTLMIKCKRALDQTGFKRLVMAGGVSANRTLRAKLAEMMQKRRGEVFYARPEFCTDNGAMIAYAGMVRFKAGATADLGVTVRPRWPLAELPAA, encoded by the coding sequence ATGCGTGTACTGGGAATTGAAACATCCTGCGATGAAACCGGCATCGCCATTTACGACGATGAAAAAGGTCTGTTAGCCAACCAATTGTATAGTCAGGTGAAATTACACGCTGACTACGGCGGCGTGGTGCCTGAACTGGCTTCGCGCGATCACGTGCGCAAAACTGTGCCGCTGATTCAGGCGGCATTAAAAGAAGCGAACCTGACGGCAAAAGACATCGATGCGGTGGCCTATACCGCAGGTCCGGGTCTGGTTGGCGCACTGCTGGTCGGCGCAACGGTTGGTCGCTCGCTGGCGTTCGCCTGGAACGTACCGGCAATTCCTGTTCACCATATGGAAGGACATCTGCTGGCACCGATGCTGGAAGACAATCCGCCGGAATATCCGTTTGTCGCGCTGCTGGTTTCGGGGGGACATACCCAACTGATTAGCGTCACCGGGATCGGCCAGTATGAACTGCTGGGCGAATCGATCGATGATGCTGCGGGTGAAGCATTCGATAAAACGGCCAAGCTGCTGGGGCTGGATTATCCTGGCGGCCCGATGTTGTCTAAGCTGGCATCACAGGGCGTAGAAAAACGTTTTGTTTTCCCACGTCCTATGACTGACCGTCCGGGACTCGATTTCAGCTTTTCCGGTTTGAAGACCTTTGCAGCAAATACCATTCGCAATAACGGAAACGACGATCAGACCCGTGCGGATATCGCCCGCGCCTTCGAAGATGCGGTGGTGGATACGTTGATGATCAAGTGCAAACGCGCGTTGGATCAAACCGGTTTTAAACGCCTGGTGATGGCGGGTGGGGTGAGTGCGAACCGTACCCTGCGTGCGAAACTGGCGGAGATGATGCAAAAGCGTCGTGGCGAAGTGTTTTATGCGCGCCCGGAATTTTGTACCGATAACGGCGCGATGATCGCGTATGCGGGCATGGTGCGTTTTAAAGCCGGCGCAACGGCCGACCTCGGTGTCACCGTACGCCCACGCTGGCCGCTGGCGGAGTTGCCTGCGGCGTAA
- a CDS encoding urease subunit gamma has translation MELTPREKDKLSLFTAALVAERRLARGLKLNYPESVALISAFIMEGARDGKTVASLMEDGRHVLTRDQVMEGVPEMIPDIQVEATFPDGSKLVTVHNPII, from the coding sequence ATGGAACTGACCCCCAGAGAAAAAGACAAGCTGTCGCTCTTTACTGCCGCGTTGGTGGCTGAGCGCCGTCTGGCCCGTGGGTTGAAGCTCAATTACCCGGAATCCGTGGCGCTGATTAGCGCCTTCATTATGGAAGGTGCGCGTGACGGTAAAACCGTCGCTTCACTGATGGAGGACGGTCGCCACGTTCTGACGCGCGATCAGGTGATGGAGGGCGTTCCGGAGATGATCCCGGACATTCAGGTTGAAGCGACTTTCCCGGACGGTTCAAAGCTGGTCACCGTTCATAATCCGATCATATAG
- the ttdB gene encoding L(+)-tartrate dehydratase subunit beta translates to MKKILTTPIKAEDLEDIRVGDVIYLTGTLVTCRDVCHRRLIELKRPIPFDLKGKAIFHAGPIVRKNGEKWEMVSIGPTTSMRMEAFEKEFIEQTGVKLVVGKGGMGPLTEEGCKQFKALHVIFPAGCAVVAATQVEEIEEVHWTELGMPESLWVCRVKEFGPLIVSIDTHGNNLIAENKKQFAERRGPIVDEICEHVHYIK, encoded by the coding sequence ATGAAAAAGATCCTGACAACCCCGATCAAAGCCGAAGATCTGGAAGACATCCGCGTTGGCGATGTGATTTACCTGACCGGGACATTAGTCACCTGTCGCGACGTCTGTCATCGCCGGTTAATCGAACTTAAGCGCCCCATTCCTTTCGATCTGAAGGGGAAAGCCATTTTCCACGCCGGGCCGATCGTGCGTAAGAACGGTGAAAAATGGGAGATGGTCTCCATCGGCCCCACCACCAGCATGCGTATGGAAGCCTTTGAAAAAGAGTTTATCGAGCAAACCGGCGTGAAGCTGGTGGTCGGCAAAGGCGGTATGGGACCGCTGACTGAAGAGGGATGTAAGCAGTTCAAAGCACTGCATGTGATCTTCCCGGCAGGCTGTGCGGTGGTTGCCGCAACGCAGGTCGAAGAGATCGAAGAAGTGCACTGGACGGAGCTCGGGATGCCGGAATCCCTGTGGGTTTGTCGGGTAAAAGAGTTCGGCCCGCTGATTGTCTCCATCGACACCCACGGCAACAACCTGATCGCTGAAAACAAAAAGCAGTTCGCTGAACGTCGCGGCCCTATCGTGGACGAAATCTGCGAGCACGTGCACTACATCAAATAA
- a CDS encoding urease accessory protein UreF: protein MRETQQLRLMQLASSSLPVGSFTWSQGLEWAVEAGWVKSADDFSRWQIQQMEQNFFTVDLPLFARLYHACEQNDFTAARRWTAWLLACRETRELREEERSRGIAFTRLVADWEPDFPPQWRTLFADSQLCGLAWLGVRWNLPLADLALSFGYSWIESAVMAGVKLVPFGQQAAQRLIMSLCDRYAQGLTQALACPDNSVGSATPLAAIASSRHETQYCRLFRS, encoded by the coding sequence ATGCGTGAAACCCAACAGCTGCGCCTGATGCAGCTCGCCAGCAGCAGTTTACCGGTGGGATCGTTTACCTGGTCTCAGGGACTTGAGTGGGCGGTGGAGGCCGGCTGGGTAAAAAGTGCTGATGACTTTTCTCGCTGGCAGATCCAGCAAATGGAACAGAACTTTTTTACCGTCGATTTACCGCTGTTCGCCCGGCTTTACCACGCCTGCGAACAGAACGATTTTACCGCCGCCCGCCGCTGGACAGCCTGGTTGCTGGCCTGTCGGGAAACCCGCGAACTGCGTGAAGAAGAACGTAGCAGAGGGATCGCATTTACGCGTCTGGTGGCGGACTGGGAGCCGGATTTCCCCCCGCAATGGCGTACACTCTTTGCCGACAGCCAGCTCTGTGGTTTGGCCTGGCTGGGCGTACGCTGGAACCTCCCTCTCGCGGATCTCGCCCTGAGCTTCGGCTACAGCTGGATCGAGAGCGCGGTGATGGCCGGGGTCAAACTGGTTCCTTTTGGGCAACAGGCGGCGCAACGGTTGATCATGTCGCTTTGCGATCGTTATGCGCAGGGCCTGACACAAGCGCTGGCATGCCCTGATAACAGCGTGGGGTCAGCGACTCCCCTGGCCGCCATCGCCTCATCCCGGCATGAAACCCAATATTGCCGATTATTCCGCTCCTGA